Within Epilithonimonas zeae, the genomic segment CTTGTTCATCATTCCAATAATGCTTCTGCTGGCTTGTAACTTTGAACTGAGGGAATTTTGCGCCTTTGTCGCAGCAGGCTAATCCTTTTTGCACTACGAAATATTTACCGTCGTGGTCACTGGAATTGCTTTCAGATTGTTTTTCATCTTCTTTTTGCTCCTCCTTTTCATCGGTAGTTTCAGAATCTCCATCTGCTTGGTCTTCTTCATCCATTGTATCTCGCCCCTCATCTACTTCAAAAAATTCATCATCATTTAAAAGATTAGATTCATCTAAATCTGAATTTAGATTCTTATTGATAATATCATTAAAATCAGAAGTCTTATCCATTTTGGGTCAGCTTTAAGGTTTGTTTCCTGAAAATCTCTTGGTCCTTCCTGAATGTTACCGAAGCTTCTGCCTCCAGCATTCTCTTAGTTTTTTTATCAGTTCTGTAAAGTAAGTCTATTTCGCCATCAGCTAATTCTTCGTTTTGATTATCAAATGATTGCCCTCGCAATATTTCCTGGAGGCTGAACATATCCTTTATAGTTCCGTTCAGTTTTGTCTCTACAATTTCAGTGCCTTCGTGATTGTAGTTGGCAGACATTGAGCATTTTAAAAAGATTGAGTTTGGTAAAAAGTAAAATTGTTCTGTCCAATTATAAGTTTTATGAAACCATTCCATTTTTGGAAACAGGAGTTGGTATAATAAGGATGATGTGAAAAGTTTTAAGGCATAATCTTTCTTTTTCAAATTCTCAGAAAATCTCTTGAGATAAGTTTTGTAAACATCGCCAATAAAAAAATCTTCAAGATCTTGTCGTTTTCCTTCAAATTTCTGTTGGAGAGTTTCAAATTCAAAGAAGCCTGATATTCTACCTTGTACAGGAATAGTAAAAGAAATAGGAGAGATGCTTTCCATACAGGCTAAAGCAATTGAACTCATTTTATCATCCGGGGTAGAATCATTTTTTAGAAAATCATATGTCCGGATATCAGCAATCTCAAATGGAAAATTGTTGTCTTTTTTATCTCTAAATTTAACATCAACCTTATATTCTATTTCTAAGTTATTCTGGATTATTCCCGAAAAGGATTCTTTTACTAAATAAGTATCAGCATAAAAATCTCTGGTAATGCTGGATGGCGGTAACTCTCTTTCGAGTTCTGTTTTAAGTTGTGATGGACTTTTATATTGTTTTGGAATAATAATTTGCCTTACACCAGCAAGATTATTAAACCAAAGTCGATTCATTTTATCACAATGGCTGTTATGAAAATCTTTCAATTCATCACTGGTCATCCCAATTTTTCCCCCGATTTTTTCTAAGGTATCTCCAGATTGTATGTCATAAAGCAAAATGTTGTCATCCATAACTTTAGATTTTGCAAAACAGATTTTCAATTTAAATTTAGCTAATCATATTCCATTATTTCTGCTTCTTCAATTTATTTCAAAAATTGTAGTAATTCTACGATTACAAATTTTAAGCAAAGCAGATAATTTCCCTTTATCTATAGTAATCTATAAGAATCTGCGTCGAAAATTAATTGAATGATAATTAATTGATTGAATTGTTATTAGTTAATTAAAATAATCTTATGTTTTACATACATGTCATTAATATTGAATTAATCTTATAAAATTTAACATTATGGCATCATTTTTACTGCGAATTAACAAATGAAGATTTTGTTTCTTGAAGATAGGAACAAAATATTTATTTGCGTTTATAAGCCTTGCAATAATTATTAAAATACAAAATATAAATCCTTATGAGTGTATTAGTAACTAACGAGACGATTAAAGAAGTTTTTCATATTGCCGAATCTGTAGCAAGAGAAAATTACAATAGTAAATATGGAGCTTCACATCTATTACAAGCGCTTTTGCACAATAATTTTGGATTAAAAGATTTCCTTTTAAATATCGACAAAGATCCGGGCTACATCTACGAGTGGGCAGAAGTCCGTATAGAAGAACTTCCGAAAACGGCTCATCTTCCTGATGATATTTCTAAGGATGAAAAAGTTAATATCATCCTCGAGGAAGCAGATGATATTAGATTGAAATTAGGTTTAGACGAAATTTCACCGCTTTGTTTGCTGGCTGCAATCTCAAAACCGAATGTAGCTTACAATGTTCAGGAACTTAAGTCTTTTCCACTCCGCGAACACGAGATTCTCAATTTTTTCCGAGGCGAGGACAAAAAAGTCAGTATTCAGGAAAATCATTTGACTGGAAATTCTACCCCAAATAAAAATTCGTTTCCGGCTATCAATGCTTATTGTATCGACAAAACACAACAAGCTAATCAAGGAAAATTAGATAATATTATCGGTCGTGATAAAGAACTCAGAATGTTAATCGAAATTCTTTGTCGCCGCACAAAACCGAATGTCATAATTGTAGGAGAACCTGGCGTTGGAAAAACAGCTTTGCTGGAAGGCTTTGCAATCGAAATTAATAATGGGAATGTTCCGGAAATGTTGAAGGAAGCAACTTTGCTGGAATTGGACACAGGATCATTATTAGCCGGAACTTCTTACAAAGGCGAAATAGAAGATCGTCTAAAAAAAGTCATTAATGAATGTAAGAATATCAACAAAGCGATTCTGTTTATTGATGAAATTCATTCTCTGTTGGATAGCAAAGGAAGTGCAGGAAATGTTGCTAATCTCTTGAAACCTGAATTAGCGAGAGGCGAAATCACCGTAATTGGAGCAACAACTCAAGAGGAATATCGAAAAATCATAGAACCTGAAAGAGCCTTTGACAGAAGATTCGAAGTTTTGAATGTGGAAGAACCGGATGATGTGACTTGTGTAAAAATGATTGATGTTCTTCTGGATGGTTATAAAAATCATCATAAAGTAGAAGTTGACAGAAGTGCTTTGGCTGATTGTGTAAGTCTTGCAAAGCGTTATTCTAAAGGAAAAAAACTTCCCGATTCTGCAATCGATTTGTTGGACAGAACAATGGCTTCCATCAAAATGCTGGACGAATTATCTGAAACCGAATTACAATCCTGGAAAGAAAACTACGACAAAATCATTGCTGAAAGTGATGAGACAGATCCACTTTTAATTGATGAATTAATCTGGAATTACAATCTTCTTCAAAATAAACTGAGCCCGATTCTCTGGGGTTCACTTTCAGAACAACATACTTTGGAAACATCGATGGATATTGTTCAGATTAAAAATATCATTAATTCAACATTCGAAGAATTAATACAATTAGCCACAATTAAAAGAGAAAAAGTAGGAAAGCTGGAATTGGCCGCTGTAATGGCTGCAAAAACTGGAATACCGATTGGAAAAATCCAAGCCAAAGAAAAGGAAAAGCTCCTGAATATGGAGGAAATGCTCATCAAAAGAGTAGTAGGACAAGATCACGCTTTGAAAATTCTTGCTGATGCCATTGTAGAAAACCGAAGCGGACTTAATAAACCTGGACAACCAATCGGATCGTTTTTCTTATTAGGTCCAACCGGAACAGGAAAAACTGAATTAGCTAAATCTATCGCCGAATTACTTTTCAATGATGAAGCTGCAATGATTCGTTTTGATATGTCAGAATTTAAAGAAGAACATTCTGCAGCATTATTGTACGGTGCACCTCCGGGTTATGTCGGCTATGAAGAAGGAGGAATGCTGGTCAATAAAATAAGACAAAATCCTTATTCAGTTGTTCTTTTTGATGAGATAGAAAAAGCGCACACTTCTGTTTTTGATGTTTTTCTTCAGATTATGGACGAAGGAAAAATTCACGATAAACTAGGAAAAGAAGGAGATTTTAGTAACTCATTAGTTTTATTTACTTCTAATATCGGAAGTGAACAGATTGTAGAATATTTCGAAAAAAATGAAATTCCGAGTTCTAAGAATCTCATGAAAATAATGATGGATTCCGGAAGATTCAGACCTGAATTTTTGGCCAGAATTACGGAGATTATTCCATTTGCGCCAATTAATGAAAATATGGCCGAGAAGATTTTCAGTATTCAGTTGAAGTCTTTGAGAAAAGCCTTAACCCGATTGGGAATTGATTTTAATATTAATGATGAAGCTATTAAAAATCTTGCTTTGAATGGATTCAGCAGCAAATATGGTGCGCGTCAAATCTCTGGTGTAATCAGAGCGCAATTGGCAAGACCAATTTCTAAAAAAATTGTAAGAGAAGAAGTCAAAGCAGGAGAAACCATCAATGTAAGTTGGAACCAGGAGAAGGAAGGTCTGGATTGGGTAATTTCATGAAATAATCATTCAAAATATTAAGAATGAAATATTTAGTTTTATTTTTTGTCATCATAAATTCAACATATTCCGCACAGGGTTTAACGGCCTCTGATACATCGGAACAGAGTGTAAGAAGGTATCAGAATGTGATCAAAAACAACAAGCAATTGGTAGATTACATAGAATATACTTTTGTTAAAAAAGGTATTCCGAGACATCTGAAAAACCTTGCTGTTATAGAATCCGGATTGGATCATACGCAAGTTTCCCACGCTGGGGCAAAAGGATTGTGGCAGTTTATGTCCGCTCACGCCAATGATTATGGTTTGACGGATGACAACAGAACCGATATGTACAAAAGCACCAAAACTGCTGCGATTTCTTTACAAAATCTTTACAGAAAATATGGAAATTGGGTAACAGTTGTGGCGGCTTACAATTGTGGCGAAGGTAATATCCAAAAGGCTATAAATAAAGCTGGTTCCAGAGCTTATACGGATTTTGCGGTTTATCTTCCGTTGGAAACTCAAAATCACGTCAAAAAATATCTCAACGCAGGTTATGCAACAGGAGAATTGGAACAGATTCTAAACGATTACAGAAACTTCGCCACAAGCAAAAAAGCATTAGCACCTTTTAATTCTAAGTACTCGAATTCTCAAGCCAATTTAGCTGAAACTAAATTAAATGGCGCTTTTGATATTGATGAAATTGCTGAATGGCTGGATATCAACAAAGAAGAAATTTTAGCTTGGAATCCCAAATTAGAAAAAGAATTGAATGAAAAAGGAGAAAGCAATTTTTATTTACCAAAAGATCTGATGGTTAATTTCTTGATGAATAAAAATGAAATTCTGAAGAATTCTTTGAACAATTAATTTTAAAAACTAAACCAATGGAAAGCCAGAATTACAAAATTCCCTTTAATCCATCGAGTATGATGATCAGCAATGGTCAAATCGAAACTTGTGATATCGCAGAAAGTATCGCTCAAAATATTATGCTCTTAATCATCACTAAAAAAGGGGAGAACAGATACGATGAAAACTACGGAAACGACGTTTGGAATGTGGAATTCGATAATGGCGTAACGCCTGCAATGTGGGAAAATCTCTTTGTAACCAGTTTGCAAAGACAAATTGCAGAATATGAACCAAGAATCGTAAATGCGGTTGTTCAGGCGCACATCAATTATGTTGAACACAGTTATGAAACACGAGGTTTCAGCGAAGTGAAGAAGAAGGTAAAGGTAGGTATTAATGCGAAAATGGAAGCTACAGGCGAGCGTTTCAATTTTTCTACCGAATTGTTTCTAAGTCCAATGTCCATCGATTAAAATATAGAAGTATGAGTTTTGACCAACAACAGACTTTTTCTAAAGAAGTCATAAAAGCGAGAATGCTTCAGAATGCTACTAAACTTTGGGGTTTAAAAAGCATACAATCTTTGGATCCGTTTGTGAAACTGCTTATTGACGCATTCAGTACAGAGGTTTTTAAAGCCAATAACGAAATCCAAAGTATTAATGGAAGGATTTTGGAACGTTTGGCAAAGTTGCTGACACCAACCAACTACACGCATCCAACGCCATCTCACGCCATCGCTTTCTGTATGCCCGAAGAAGACACGGAAATCCTGATGGAACATTCCGAATTCTTTTTCAAAAAACATCTGAATTCTTTCCGTAAAACCCAGTCTGATAAACAAGTAGAAATTTCTTTTACGCCTGTTGATAATATAGATTTGGTAAAGGCTCAAAATATCCTTATGGTTGCCGGAAATACGATTTATCATATCGATGAACAGCTCAATAAAATTCCAATTAAGAGAATTTCGCAGGATGTTTCGGATTATCGAAATATAATGATTGGAATAGATCTTAGTCGTTATGAATCCGAAGTTTTTCCTGAAAAATTTAATCTTTATTGTTCTAATCCAACTTATGAAAAGGTAGATTTCATTTACAGACTTTTGCCGCATATCAAGGTTTTTCATAATAATATTCCTTTGCAGGTTTCTTCGGGAATTAATTATAATAAAACAATTGAAGAAGAAGGATACGAAGGGATTTTCGAGGAACAATCGATTCGACATAAGATTAAAGAAGATGTCAAAAATCTTTATAATCACAAATTTATTGAGATCAGCGGTCTTTATCAATCACTTTTGAAAAGAATAACGCCAGGCTTGCCAGAGAATATCGAAGATGGGAGTTCGGTTCTAGATCCATTCAGAAATAAAAAAATTCTTTGGTTGAAAATGGAATTTCCACCGCAATTCACTTCGGAGATTCTTGAGAATTTTTCATTCATTATGAATGCTTTTCCAGTCTATAATCGTGGTTGGAAAAAGACGGAATATAATCTGGATATTATGGGAAATAATATCCCAATGGAAACCAGCGAGGAAGAATTTTTCCTGTATGTGGAAGAAGTTGTGGATGGTCTCGGGAAAAGATATTCAGAGATTCCATTCACTCCGAATGACGAAATTGAAAAAGGTCTTTTCACTGTTAGAAAAGGCGGAATGGAACGTTTTACCAGCCGAAATGCAACAGATCTGATGTCTCATGTGATGGAGTTGCTGAGAGATGAGGTTGCGGCTTTTGCCATTGTCAACAGAGATAAGGTGAAAGATGTTTTAAGTGAAATTTCTGATAAGATGAAAGGACTGATGAAAAAAGTTGATCAGGCCAATAAAGAACTGAAGGAAGATGTGAATTACGTCATCATCGAACCTTTGGAAAATTCTTCTCATACTTATGCTTCGTTTTGGGTTTCTCACGCTTCGTTAGCTAACAGTATTCGTCCCGGAACAGATCTTAATTCTCAGAAAAAATTTCAGGTTATTACGTTAATTACCGAAACAACGGGCGGAGCAGAAGAAAAAAAGCAGTCAGATACGATTCTGGCTTACAAATATGCACTGACAACTCGAGATAAAATCATTTCCGCAGAAGATGTGAAAAATTACTGCAAAATGATGCTAAACAACGAACTGAAAAATGTTACAGTTAAGCGCGGAACAATGATCAGTGATAAACCAAGAGAAGGTTTGATCAGAACTGTAGATGTGGAAATCACGCCTTTGAATTACTCTTTTTACGGAAGGAAATATTGGGATAATCTGGCGAATGTTCTTAAAAATAATATCAAAGCAAAAGCAATAGATGGCGTAGAATATCGAGTGATGATCGTGGAAGAAGCAATGCATTTGGAAATTTAAAACTAACTAATGATGAACGAAACTCAACATATTTCTGAACTGAAGTACAATAAGCTTGGCACAGATTTTAAAATAGAATCAGTCGCTGCCAACTTGCTAAAGTATTACAACAACAGTTCAAGTATTTTTATCAGAAGAATCGGGATCAATGACCGTCCTTACCTCAAGGATATCAAGAATATCTATTCCACCTATTATGGTCTGGATAATGAGACAATCATTATGGAAACTTACCGTGAGAGTATCTACGATTATCTTCCGGAAGGTTTGTTTCATCCTCCATCTTTGGGAGGTGCTTCTAACAGAGGTGTTGAAAGTGTTGTGAAGGAGATAAGAAGGCAGAAAGAAGTAGAGGACAATGCAAGAAATTTTTTTCAGCCTTTTGAGCAGGAATTTTTCTATACAGAAGTTTCTGCGCTTCTGAAGGAAACCGAATTTGATATTGCGGATAAATCGGATACGTTGATTCAGACATTTACAGAGCTGTGGCCGCTTTTGAAGAAAGTAGACTTGGAAACTGCTAAAGTTTTCTTTTACATCCTTCCTTTTTTACACGAGGTTAGAGGAAATAAACGCTGGATCGAAAGATTTCTAACCGCTTTTTTGAATGTGAAAGTGGCGATTGATTTTGTTCCAAATGTTATCAATAATAACGAAGATGAATTAGGAATTTCATCTCTAGGAAATGCGAAATTAGGAATTACGTTGATTCCGAACGGAAAACATATGGATGGGGAAAGAAACTGGCAGATCACTGTTGGCTCCATTCCGTATGATCAGATTCATAAGTATGTCCCTGGAACCCCTTTTCGAGAGTTATTGCAAAATATCTATGACTATTTTGTTCCGATTAATGTAAAAATTGAAGAAAAATTTATCACTGAAAAAAGAGACGATTCATTTATTATAAATGCAATGGAAAACACCAATCGATTGGGATTTTCAACGTATATTTAATAAATTTAAAATTATAAAAAACAAAATACAAATATGGAAGTAGGATCTGTTAAAGAGATTTTTTTAAGGTATCTTCTGATGCCAATTATTGCAGGGATTATGGTTTTTATTCTTGCAATGATTCGCAAAAGTCAACCTGCCATCAAGATCAAACACATTATTTTTTATGTTTTGATTGCGGGATTATTTCTCTCTTTACCTGGTTTTTTGGGGTTTTCTGGGAATCTATTTAATCCCTATTGGTATCTTTTTTCGCAAGTGATTTATCTGGGATTAGGAATTTTTCACGTCAACTTATTGCATCATTATTTTAGAAAACATATCGATAAACTTTGGAAAAGTATTCTTTTTGAAAGTATTTTAAGTATTACCTGTATTCTGTTTGGTGGTTATCTTTTTACATTGATTTTCAAATGGATGAGTAAAGATCTTGGTAATGAATATATGGCTGCCACAAGCCTTTTGATTTTCATTGTTCCGCTGGTTTTCTATTACTGTTATGTTCAGTTTGTCAGTATTCCTTTTGATATTTACAAAACCTGGAGATTCGATCCGGATCAGAAACCTCATAACTTTCAAGGTGTGGATTTTGATAAATTAATGGTTCTTAATGTTGAGTTAAGCAAAAACTCAGAAGATCAGCAAAGATTCATTGTGAAAGCTAAAACTCTTCCTACGGGAATCACTTTTGGAGATTGGTTTTATCGTGTGGTTGATGATTATAATTACAAAAATCCAACAACGACTATCAAATTGATGGATGGAAATGATGAGCCTTTCTACTGGATTTTTTACATCAAAAAATCATTTTTCAGCTTCAGAAAGTATATAGATTTTGAACAAGATATTTTAACTAATAAGATTACCGAAAACCAAACGATTATCTGCAAAAGAGTCATCAGACATCAGGAAGAAGGTAATATCGCAAACCAAATAACGACAACATTATGATACAGCCAATTAAACATTATGCCGTAAACTGGGTAGACGGAATGAAGATTTCTAAAGATCATCTTGTACAGCAGGAGGATTTTATCATCGATTCTATCAGGGATTCTAATTCACTCCAGGTCAATTCCTACAATTTTGGATTGCTTCCGATCTCTGAGAAATTTGGAGACAAAACCATCTACGAACTTCAAAGCACAGCAACCAATGATGCACAGCTGATTATCAAAAAATGTACGGCTGTAACGCTTGCCGGTTACAGGATTGAGTTGTTCGATTACAAAGTTAATATCCGTAATCTGGCAAAAAATATGTCTCAGGAACAGGATGATGTGGACGGCGAATATTATATTCTGGCTTCGGTTAATCCTTTTGACCACGTCTCTTTTGGAGATATTGATGCAGAGGAAATTCCGCCAAGACATCCTTTCACAAAACCTAATTACAGGATAGAACTGGTAGATGTCTCGATTCTTAACAGCAGTTATTCCGGAGGTAATTATCTCGTGCTTGGAAAGGTTGCTATGAAATCCGGAATGGCTCAGATTGATGCGCATTTTATTCCGCCTTGCAGCTCGATAGAAAGCCATCCGAAGTTGATAGAATATTACAACAGTTATTCTAATTCTTTGAGTAATCTTCGCCAATATGCTTTCAAAATTATCCAGAAAACAGCACATAAAAATCAGAATGTAACGCTGGCGGAGAATGTAAAAATGCTTTGCAAAACGATTATTGCAAATATTGGAGAGAATTATTTCCAATTCAAAAATATTGTGACAGAGCAACCTCCGATTTTCTTGATCAATATTTTCTCAAAATTGGCGCTTCAGCTTTATAATGATACGCAGATGATTGTACAGTCTGAGTTGGAGGAAATGCTGAATTACAGCTTGGAATGGAGCGAAATTACACCACATTCTTTATTGAATCAACTGACAGTTTCAGCGGAAATCAACTACGATCATCATAATACCGGCGAATATTTTTACAATATCAATCAGATGTTGAAAAGTCTGGAGTCGATTTTTGGAAAACTAAGCGAGCTGGATTACATTGGTCAGAGAAAAGAAAATATCATTGTAAACGAACAGGAAGTGAAAACTAATGACGACCCGAAAAAAGGTTGGAGCGTAATCAACTAATTGATTTTACTTCGATAATTTAATTTGAAAGTTTACCTATCCCAAGGACAAATCTTTGGGATTTTTAATAAAAGATAGAAATCCTGAATCGTAGAATTACTACACTTTTCAAAATAATGAGAAGGAACGGTCATCAATCAAAATATGTTTTCTAATTTTAATAGCCGCAAGAGATTGTGTTAAGGAATGGTTTCAGAAGATAGTTATATCAAATTAAAAATCAATGGATTATTAGATTTGGGTGCTTTGTCAAAAGAATACCAGATTTCCAAAAAAGAGATTATCAATTTTCATAATCAATATTGCGGGATAGGAGAGATTTTACCTTTACACCTGCCGAAATATGTTCCTTTTCTTTATTTTCCAAGAAAGAATTTTGAGGACAGAAATTTGGAGTTTGTTAAGACCAATGATTTGCAATATCCAGTTGATATAAGTCAAAAAAAATATGGTGTTGCCATCAAATATCTTCATAATAATACTAAGATTCATTTCGAGGTTGATGTTAAAAAAGATGGTCTTTTGGTTGAAATGAATAAAGGAAAAAATTATATCAATAATGCCGAAGTTGACAACATCATAGAAAAGTTATTTGAAAAGGCAGAGCAAGCTATTTATCCTTTAAAAATAACAGTTGACAAGACAGGAAGCTTTTCCAAAATTGAAAATGAAGCGGAAATACAAGAAAGATGGGAAAAAGATTATTTCCCAAAACTGAAGGAATATTATGTGGGAGAAACAGCAGAGGAAATTCTGAAGAAGATGGATTTAACCTTTAGGAATTTGAAGTCGAAACAGACTTATTTTTCTCAAAGTATTTTTTTTAAACTTTTTTTTCTTCCAGTTTATCAATCGTATTTCAATTATAGTAAAGATGGAAGTTTTTATTTTTATTTTGCTAATATACAGAGTAATATAGCGTTTAATGTAAAATATACTTTAGATAAAAAATATACTCGAGGAAATAAGATCGCTTTACGGATTGTAGGCAATGAAGGAGACCATGAATGGGTTAAAAAAGAACAAAAAGGAAGTGTCAATTGGTTGTATAAATTCCATAAAGATACACACGATTTATTCTCTATAACAGGTTCTGTTTCCACTTTTGACAAAGGAAAAGAACTAAAGACTGAAGTACAGATATTTGAAATTTAATATTCTGAATTAATCAGAATAAGTACCAAAAAACAATATTATGAGTGAGAAACATCTGGTTTGCCAAGGCGCACTTTGCCGCTGCAATTTCGGGACAGCTCCTGATAAATTGAAAGTCTTAACTCAGAGCAAACGTTACATCAATGATAAAGGTGGTGGTCAAAAACTGATGGCTACCAACAAAGATATCAACAAAACTTTCGAGAAAAATATGTTCGGAAACTGTTCCAAACTCAATAATAATCCTTGTCAGGTTACTGTAACACAATGGAGTGGCTTTTATGAAAAAATAACCCTCGAGGAAAATAGCGGCAAAGCATTATTGGAAAGCAGCAAAGCGACTTGTCCAATCGGAAGTACAGATTGTATCACGATTATCAACCACGGACAAACTGCCGAAGTTTCCCAGCAGAATGTGAAAAATGCGGATAAAGAAGTATTGATGGAGTTGTTTCCCTTTATCAGTGTCGGAAAATATATTAGGAAAACAGATCAGTTAGAACTATAAAATCAGTAAAAATGGAACAAAAGACTTTAACTGCAATTGTTTTAAAACCTGAGAATGCTGATTTTAATGAGCAGTATCGCGCACTCACAACTCAGGAAGGCCAGGGATTTACTATCGGGATCAAAGAATATATTGATGGCAAAAAAGGGATTGATGATAAAATCGCAAATCTTGAGAATGAAAAGCGAAATATAGACATTGAGTTGCAGAATGAAGAAAAAAGGCTTTTTGAACAAGCGCAACAGAGATTCAATGAAGGAGGTAAATGGACCGAAGCTGAAACCCATAACGGTAAACAAGTAAGTCACGC encodes:
- a CDS encoding GPW/gp25 family protein — translated: MESQNYKIPFNPSSMMISNGQIETCDIAESIAQNIMLLIITKKGENRYDENYGNDVWNVEFDNGVTPAMWENLFVTSLQRQIAEYEPRIVNAVVQAHINYVEHSYETRGFSEVKKKVKVGINAKMEATGERFNFSTELFLSPMSID
- a CDS encoding ATP-dependent Clp protease ATP-binding subunit; translated protein: MSVLVTNETIKEVFHIAESVARENYNSKYGASHLLQALLHNNFGLKDFLLNIDKDPGYIYEWAEVRIEELPKTAHLPDDISKDEKVNIILEEADDIRLKLGLDEISPLCLLAAISKPNVAYNVQELKSFPLREHEILNFFRGEDKKVSIQENHLTGNSTPNKNSFPAINAYCIDKTQQANQGKLDNIIGRDKELRMLIEILCRRTKPNVIIVGEPGVGKTALLEGFAIEINNGNVPEMLKEATLLELDTGSLLAGTSYKGEIEDRLKKVINECKNINKAILFIDEIHSLLDSKGSAGNVANLLKPELARGEITVIGATTQEEYRKIIEPERAFDRRFEVLNVEEPDDVTCVKMIDVLLDGYKNHHKVEVDRSALADCVSLAKRYSKGKKLPDSAIDLLDRTMASIKMLDELSETELQSWKENYDKIIAESDETDPLLIDELIWNYNLLQNKLSPILWGSLSEQHTLETSMDIVQIKNIINSTFEELIQLATIKREKVGKLELAAVMAAKTGIPIGKIQAKEKEKLLNMEEMLIKRVVGQDHALKILADAIVENRSGLNKPGQPIGSFFLLGPTGTGKTELAKSIAELLFNDEAAMIRFDMSEFKEEHSAALLYGAPPGYVGYEEGGMLVNKIRQNPYSVVLFDEIEKAHTSVFDVFLQIMDEGKIHDKLGKEGDFSNSLVLFTSNIGSEQIVEYFEKNEIPSSKNLMKIMMDSGRFRPEFLARITEIIPFAPINENMAEKIFSIQLKSLRKALTRLGIDFNINDEAIKNLALNGFSSKYGARQISGVIRAQLARPISKKIVREEVKAGETINVSWNQEKEGLDWVIS
- a CDS encoding LysM peptidoglycan-binding domain-containing protein, whose product is MDDNILLYDIQSGDTLEKIGGKIGMTSDELKDFHNSHCDKMNRLWFNNLAGVRQIIIPKQYKSPSQLKTELERELPPSSITRDFYADTYLVKESFSGIIQNNLEIEYKVDVKFRDKKDNNFPFEIADIRTYDFLKNDSTPDDKMSSIALACMESISPISFTIPVQGRISGFFEFETLQQKFEGKRQDLEDFFIGDVYKTYLKRFSENLKKKDYALKLFTSSLLYQLLFPKMEWFHKTYNWTEQFYFLPNSIFLKCSMSANYNHEGTEIVETKLNGTIKDMFSLQEILRGQSFDNQNEELADGEIDLLYRTDKKTKRMLEAEASVTFRKDQEIFRKQTLKLTQNG
- a CDS encoding transglycosylase SLT domain-containing protein; amino-acid sequence: MKYLVLFFVIINSTYSAQGLTASDTSEQSVRRYQNVIKNNKQLVDYIEYTFVKKGIPRHLKNLAVIESGLDHTQVSHAGAKGLWQFMSAHANDYGLTDDNRTDMYKSTKTAAISLQNLYRKYGNWVTVVAAYNCGEGNIQKAINKAGSRAYTDFAVYLPLETQNHVKKYLNAGYATGELEQILNDYRNFATSKKALAPFNSKYSNSQANLAETKLNGAFDIDEIAEWLDINKEEILAWNPKLEKELNEKGESNFYLPKDLMVNFLMNKNEILKNSLNN
- a CDS encoding TssN family type VI secretion system protein, whose protein sequence is MEVGSVKEIFLRYLLMPIIAGIMVFILAMIRKSQPAIKIKHIIFYVLIAGLFLSLPGFLGFSGNLFNPYWYLFSQVIYLGLGIFHVNLLHHYFRKHIDKLWKSILFESILSITCILFGGYLFTLIFKWMSKDLGNEYMAATSLLIFIVPLVFYYCYVQFVSIPFDIYKTWRFDPDQKPHNFQGVDFDKLMVLNVELSKNSEDQQRFIVKAKTLPTGITFGDWFYRVVDDYNYKNPTTTIKLMDGNDEPFYWIFYIKKSFFSFRKYIDFEQDILTNKITENQTIICKRVIRHQEEGNIANQITTTL
- a CDS encoding type VI secretion system baseplate subunit TssF; protein product: MSFDQQQTFSKEVIKARMLQNATKLWGLKSIQSLDPFVKLLIDAFSTEVFKANNEIQSINGRILERLAKLLTPTNYTHPTPSHAIAFCMPEEDTEILMEHSEFFFKKHLNSFRKTQSDKQVEISFTPVDNIDLVKAQNILMVAGNTIYHIDEQLNKIPIKRISQDVSDYRNIMIGIDLSRYESEVFPEKFNLYCSNPTYEKVDFIYRLLPHIKVFHNNIPLQVSSGINYNKTIEEEGYEGIFEEQSIRHKIKEDVKNLYNHKFIEISGLYQSLLKRITPGLPENIEDGSSVLDPFRNKKILWLKMEFPPQFTSEILENFSFIMNAFPVYNRGWKKTEYNLDIMGNNIPMETSEEEFFLYVEEVVDGLGKRYSEIPFTPNDEIEKGLFTVRKGGMERFTSRNATDLMSHVMELLRDEVAAFAIVNRDKVKDVLSEISDKMKGLMKKVDQANKELKEDVNYVIIEPLENSSHTYASFWVSHASLANSIRPGTDLNSQKKFQVITLITETTGGAEEKKQSDTILAYKYALTTRDKIISAEDVKNYCKMMLNNELKNVTVKRGTMISDKPREGLIRTVDVEITPLNYSFYGRKYWDNLANVLKNNIKAKAIDGVEYRVMIVEEAMHLEI
- a CDS encoding DUF4280 domain-containing protein; protein product: MSEKHLVCQGALCRCNFGTAPDKLKVLTQSKRYINDKGGGQKLMATNKDINKTFEKNMFGNCSKLNNNPCQVTVTQWSGFYEKITLEENSGKALLESSKATCPIGSTDCITIINHGQTAEVSQQNVKNADKEVLMELFPFISVGKYIRKTDQLEL